The following are encoded in a window of Glandiceps talaboti chromosome 5, keGlaTala1.1, whole genome shotgun sequence genomic DNA:
- the LOC144435303 gene encoding pantetheine hydrolase VNN2-like — translation MKCLLIVIWLLVNTLELYSGALLRDNGYVAAVFEHVTISDPDTYHHTASREKAVKLMNQNLDIYDEQAKIASSRGAQIIVFPEYGLFGDGYDRNTILPFLETVPFPLTKHLNPCNDPIRYNMTKVLRRLSCIAKSYNIVVVAGMGAVSYCTVDDDPACPSDSRYQYNAAVAFDVDGTLIGRYFKINLFGNEKNTFNRGTIEKSNYGVFHTAFGSFGMIICYDMLFSDPALRWIYDDGIKNIVFPTAWVNALPMLTAVTIQQAWAMAHGVNLLASNRHLPKEDMTGSGIFMGISGAVKYHHDMATSNSQLLINWVPAIKGDHRCCTNADRTSVSKETMVTPLKFTPQVEDTFYGIMDNDLYTFVLLEEEQDSISVCDGWLCCNISYTKHPGNYSTEVYALGVFNGFHTAFTKFYLQVCIIMKCAEDEPSKCGSPISTATTVFEKFSLSGNFDQGVHLFPMVLTNNVVLPPITRWDTVYPYDHVWSDDLSEPLVSAAIYGRWFERDPK, via the exons atgaaatgtttgctGATTGTGATATGGTTGTTGGTTAATACATTGGAGCTTTACAGTGGAGCTTTGCTACGAGATAATGGTTATGTTGCCGCTGTATTTGAACATGTTACCATCAGTGACCCGGACACATATCATCATACAGCATCTAGAGAAAAGGCTGTCAAACTTATGAATCAAAATTTGGATATTTATGATGAACAAGCAAAGATTGCGTCGTCAAGG GGAGCTCAGATTATAGTTTTCCCAGAATATGGACTTTTTGGTGATGGTTATGATCGCAACACGATTCTTCCTTTCCTGGAAACAGTGCCATTCCCTCTCACCAAACATCTAAACCCGTGCAATGATCCGATAAGATACAACATGACCAAAGTGTTAAGAAGACTTAGCTGTATAGCCAAGTCGTACAACATTGTTGTAGTTGCAGGAATGGGAGCTGTATCATACTGTACAGTGGATGATGATCCAGCTTGTCCATCAGACAGTCGATATCAGTACAATGCAGCCGTTGCGTTTGATGTAGACGGAACTCTCATTGGAAGGTACTTCAAGATTAATCTgtttggaaatgaaaaaaacactttcaatcGTGGCACAATTGAGAAAAGTAATTATGGAGTTTTCCATACTGCGTTTGGTTCATTTGGTATGATCATTTGTTATGACATGCTGTTTTCAGATCCAGCGCTCAGATGGATTTACGATGACGGAATAAAGAACATAGTCTTCCCTACTGCGTGGGTGAACGCTTTACCAATGTTGACAGCAGTTACAATTCAACAGGCTTGGGCAATGGCTCATGGCGTAAACCTACTGGCATCAAATCGTCATTTACCGAAGGAGGATATGACGGGAAGTGGAATTTTTATGGGCATCAGCGGTGCTGTGAAGTATCATCATGACATGGCAACTAGTAACAGTCAGCTTCTAATTAACTGGGTACCAGCCATCAAAGGTGACCACCGCTGTTGCACCAATGCTGACCGTACATCAGTGTCGAAAGAAACTATGGTTACCCCTCTAAAATTTACACCACAAGTGGAAGATACCTTTTATGGGATCATGGATAATGATCTGTACACGTTTGTGTTGTTGGAAGAAGAGCAAGATAGCATATCTGTTTGTGATGGCTGGCTATGCTGTAACATTTCATACACCAAACATCCAGGCAACTACAGCACAGAAGTGTACGCACTAGGAGTCTTCAATGGTTTCCACACTGCTTTTACCAAATTTTATCTTCAGGTGTGCATTATAATGAAGTGTGCTGAAGATGAGCCTTCTAAGTGTGGATCTCCCATCAGTACGGCAACAACAGTCTTTGAAAAGTTCAGCCTTTCAGGAAATTTTGATCAAGGTGTTCACTTGTTTCCAATGGTTTTGACGAATAATGTTGTTCTACCACCAATAACAAGATGGGACACAGTATATCCCTATGATCATGTATGGAGTGATGACCTTTCGGAACCTCTCGTCTCTGCAGCTATATACGGACGATGGTTTGAGAGGGACCCGAAATAA